Proteins from a single region of Chanodichthys erythropterus isolate Z2021 chromosome 13, ASM2448905v1, whole genome shotgun sequence:
- the pip5kl1 gene encoding phosphatidylinositol 4-phosphate 5-kinase-like protein 1 isoform X2 → MNRTELEMSGPSVSRHSRSVKRRRWGGLRQQWKLLGLFEIDQQHEFYSLTCMMKEGLFAAVQNTIDNPLPDELCEDDYNLEVTQIQKDFRMETYAGPVFASLRRSLGMTEKEYQQSLSSEGSYLQFISNSKSKADFFLTNDKRFFLKTQSKREVRFLLSNLRIYMEHLEKYPHSLLVKFLGVHRIKIAHQRMKYFIVMQSVFYPDDRITARYDLKGCQVSRWTDPAPEGSQIIVVLKDLNFEGQFIRLDQQRPWLLRQMEIDTAFLQTLNVLDYSLLLAHQPLHQDELSQTLSFATLIMRTKKSLSFFSKRPMAGRSVNATSSPTHAASPTVPGVVAEEDSTLLSAELNCATITEMHSGNGGMDNTSLEEDKIEQSSRMGTESANLQEFQAQNRRLLPNFKNPLHVIDGPEERYFIGIIDIFTVYGFKKRLEHLWKRLRHPRQTFSTVSPPAYCHRLCQWVQDHTK, encoded by the exons AGGACTGAGGCAGCAATGGAAACTTCTGGGTCTGTTTGAGATTGACCAACAGCATGAGTTCTACAGTCTCACCTGTATGATGAAGGAAGGGCTGTTTGCTGCTGTGCAGAACACCATTGACAACCCTTTACCT GATGAGCTGTGTGAGGATGACTACAATCTTGAGGTTACTCAAATCCAAAAG GACTTCAGGATGGAGACGTATGCTGGGCCGGTGTTCGCAAGTCTGCGGCGCTCCCTggggatgacagagaaggaaTACCAGCAGTCCctctcctccgaaggcagctaCCTGCAATTCATCAGCAATTCCAAGAGCAAGGCAGACTTCTTCCTAAC TAATGACAAGCGGTTCTTCTTAAAGACACAGAGTAAAAGAGAAGTGCGATTTCTCTTGTCTAACTTGAGAATCTACATGGAACATCTGGAGAAGTACCCACACTCTCTACTCGTCAAATTTTTGG GTGTTCACAGAATCAAAATTGCACATCAGAGGATG AAGTACTTTATTGTGATGCAAAGTGTGTTTTACCCTGATGACAGAATCACAGCAAG GTATGATTTAAAGGGCTGTCAGGTGAGCCGGTGGACAGACCCAGCCCCTGAAGGCAGCCAGATCATTGTTGTTTTAAAGGATCTTAATTTTGAAGGACAGTTCATTCGCTTGG ATCAGCAGCGTCCTTGGCTCCTGCGTCAAATGGAGATCGACACAGCCTTTCTTCAGACACTCAATGTGTTGGACTACAGCCTCCTGCTGGCCCATCAGCCCCTGCACCAGGATGAACTCAGCCAGACTCTCTCTTTCGCAACACTCATCATGCGTACCAAAAA ATCCCTCTCTTTCTTCTCCAAACGGCCAATGGCAGGCAG GTCAGTGAATGCGACATCCAGTCCTACACATGCTGCATCACCCACTGTTCCCGGGGTGGTGGCAGAGGAAGACTCCACACTCCTGTCCGCAGAATTAAATTGTGCAACAATAACAGAAATGCACAGTGGCAATGGAGGAATGGACAATACAAGTCTTGAGGAAGACAAAATTGAGCAATCCAGTAGGATGGGAACAGAGTCAGCCAACCTACAAGAGTTCCAGGCCCAGAACCGGAGACTGCTTCCCAACTTCAAGAACCCGCTTCATGTCATTGATGGACCAGAGGAGCGTTACTTCATCGGAATTATTGACATCTTCACTGTTTATGGTTTCAAAAAGAGGCTCGAGCACCTGTGGAAGAGACTGAGACACCCACGGCAAACATTCTCCACGGTCAGTCCTCCAGCTTACTGTCACAGGCTGTGCCAGTGGGTTCAGGACCATACCAAATAA
- the pip5kl1 gene encoding phosphatidylinositol 4-phosphate 5-kinase-like protein 1 isoform X1, producing the protein MNRTELEMSGPSVSRHSRSVKRRRWGGLRQQWKLLGLFEIDQQHEFYSLTCMMKEGLFAAVQNTIDNPLPDELCEDDYNLEVTQIQKDFRMETYAGPVFASLRRSLGMTEKEYQQSLSSEGSYLQFISNSKSKADFFLTNDKRFFLKTQSKREVRFLLSNLRIYMEHLEKYPHSLLVKFLGVHRIKIAHQRMKYFIVMQSVFYPDDRITARYDLKGCQVSRWTDPAPEGSQIIVVLKDLNFEGQFIRLDQQRPWLLRQMEIDTAFLQTLNVLDYSLLLAHQPLHQDELSQTLSFATLIMRTKKSVNATSSPTHAASPTVPGVVAEEDSTLLSAELNCATITEMHSGNGGMDNTSLEEDKIEQSSRMGTESANLQEFQAQNRRLLPNFKNPLHVIDGPEERYFIGIIDIFTVYGFKKRLEHLWKRLRHPRQTFSTVSPPAYCHRLCQWVQDHTK; encoded by the exons AGGACTGAGGCAGCAATGGAAACTTCTGGGTCTGTTTGAGATTGACCAACAGCATGAGTTCTACAGTCTCACCTGTATGATGAAGGAAGGGCTGTTTGCTGCTGTGCAGAACACCATTGACAACCCTTTACCT GATGAGCTGTGTGAGGATGACTACAATCTTGAGGTTACTCAAATCCAAAAG GACTTCAGGATGGAGACGTATGCTGGGCCGGTGTTCGCAAGTCTGCGGCGCTCCCTggggatgacagagaaggaaTACCAGCAGTCCctctcctccgaaggcagctaCCTGCAATTCATCAGCAATTCCAAGAGCAAGGCAGACTTCTTCCTAAC TAATGACAAGCGGTTCTTCTTAAAGACACAGAGTAAAAGAGAAGTGCGATTTCTCTTGTCTAACTTGAGAATCTACATGGAACATCTGGAGAAGTACCCACACTCTCTACTCGTCAAATTTTTGG GTGTTCACAGAATCAAAATTGCACATCAGAGGATG AAGTACTTTATTGTGATGCAAAGTGTGTTTTACCCTGATGACAGAATCACAGCAAG GTATGATTTAAAGGGCTGTCAGGTGAGCCGGTGGACAGACCCAGCCCCTGAAGGCAGCCAGATCATTGTTGTTTTAAAGGATCTTAATTTTGAAGGACAGTTCATTCGCTTGG ATCAGCAGCGTCCTTGGCTCCTGCGTCAAATGGAGATCGACACAGCCTTTCTTCAGACACTCAATGTGTTGGACTACAGCCTCCTGCTGGCCCATCAGCCCCTGCACCAGGATGAACTCAGCCAGACTCTCTCTTTCGCAACACTCATCATGCGTACCAAAAA GTCAGTGAATGCGACATCCAGTCCTACACATGCTGCATCACCCACTGTTCCCGGGGTGGTGGCAGAGGAAGACTCCACACTCCTGTCCGCAGAATTAAATTGTGCAACAATAACAGAAATGCACAGTGGCAATGGAGGAATGGACAATACAAGTCTTGAGGAAGACAAAATTGAGCAATCCAGTAGGATGGGAACAGAGTCAGCCAACCTACAAGAGTTCCAGGCCCAGAACCGGAGACTGCTTCCCAACTTCAAGAACCCGCTTCATGTCATTGATGGACCAGAGGAGCGTTACTTCATCGGAATTATTGACATCTTCACTGTTTATGGTTTCAAAAAGAGGCTCGAGCACCTGTGGAAGAGACTGAGACACCCACGGCAAACATTCTCCACGGTCAGTCCTCCAGCTTACTGTCACAGGCTGTGCCAGTGGGTTCAGGACCATACCAAATAA